AACATGCCGCACGCCGACGGACTCGTCGCGGTCGAGCGGATCATGGCCGAGCGGCCGACCCCGATCCTGATGCTCAGCGCCTACACGCGGGACGGGGCTGCCGCCACCATCCGGGCCCTGGAGCTGGGAGCGGTGGACTTCGTGACCAAGCCGACGGGGAGCGTGGGCCGGGAGATCGAGGAGCTCCGGGAGACGCTGATCCGCAAGGTCAAGATGGCGGCCCGGGTCTGTCCGGTGCGGAACGCCGCCCCGACCGTCGGCGCCGTGGGCAGCGCCGAGGGCGCCGGGCGGGCGGGGACGCCGGTGCGTCCGTCTCCATCGGCAGCGGTCGCCTGCGTCGTGGTGGCCGCCTCCACCGGCGGCCCGTCGGCTCTCCTGAGCGTGATTCCGGCATTGCCCCGCGAGCTGCCGGCCTCGGTGCTGATCGTCCAGCACATGCCGGCGCCGTACACGACACAGCTCGCGCGGGAGCTCAGCGCACGCTCGGCCGTCGAGGTGAAAGAAGCGGACGCCGGCGAGATGCTCACGCCGGGCGTCGTCTACCTGGCGCCGGGGTCCCGCGACCTCGTGGTCGGCCCGCTCGGCATCGTCACCCTGCGCCCGGCGCCCCAGAACGGCGGCGGGTGCCCGTCGGCGAATCTGGCCATGGCGTCGGTGGCGCGGTTCGCGGGACCTCTCGCGGTCGGGCTGGTCCTCACGGGGATGGGAGAGGATGGAGCGGAAGGCGCCGCGGCGATCCGACGGGCCGGCGGTCGGGTGATCGCGCAGGACGAGGGCTCGGCGCTGATCTACGGCATGCCCCGAGCGGCGGTCGAGTCGGGGTGCGTCGACGCGGTAGTTCCCCTCGCGCGCATCCCGGAAACCATCCTCGCCTGCCTCCGCGACCCGATCGCCTATCGGGAGTGGGTGGGCTA
The sequence above is a segment of the Candidatus Methylomirabilota bacterium genome. Coding sequences within it:
- the cheB gene encoding chemotaxis-specific protein-glutamate methyltransferase CheB, whose product is MTGFRYSNRRIRVLVVEDSRFMGSVIRQILASDPQIEVVGMAADGVEAVRAVAALAPTVVTMDVNMPHADGLVAVERIMAERPTPILMLSAYTRDGAAATIRALELGAVDFVTKPTGSVGREIEELRETLIRKVKMAARVCPVRNAAPTVGAVGSAEGAGRAGTPVRPSPSAAVACVVVAASTGGPSALLSVIPALPRELPASVLIVQHMPAPYTTQLARELSARSAVEVKEADAGEMLTPGVVYLAPGSRDLVVGPLGIVTLRPAPQNGGGCPSANLAMASVARFAGPLAVGLVLTGMGEDGAEGAAAIRRAGGRVIAQDEGSALIYGMPRAAVESGCVDAVVPLARIPETILACLRDPIAYREWVGYAS